The genomic window CCGGTGCTGCTCGTCGACGTCGTGCCGGTGCGTACCGAGAACGGCTGGTACATAGCCGAATCCAACGGGGCCGCGCTGCCGGTGGCGCCCACCGAGCAGCCGTGGCGGCTACTCGGCGTTTCCGGCGGCCACCCGGTGACCGTGACCGCCGAATGGACCAGCGAAGGCCTGACGCCCATCTCGGTTTTCACCGCCGGTGAAGTGATCGATCTGGCCAGGCTCGATCCGGCGGGCCGAGGTGCGCCCGATACCAGGACGGCGCGGGTGCATGCCGCCGAGCTGACCTCCGTGGCGCTCCTCGGCACCGCGCGGCGGGCACCGGAGCTGACCCACCTCGCCCCGCCCGTGGCGAACGCCGCCGAGCGCCTACCCGCCGATCCGGCCCTGCGCCTGCTCGAATCCGCCGCGCTGCACGATGTTTTCGCGCGCGGCGGGGTACGCGCGGCCACCGCGACCGCACCGGAACCCGCCGAGGACGACGCCCGACCGCTGCTGCCGCGCACCGCCGCCGCCCGGCTCGCGCGGATGCTGCAGGAACGATCCCCCTTCTTGACCGAATGGTTCGACGCGGCAGCACCATACGACTACCGCGCGCCGGATGCGCTCTGCGGGCAGCTGCTCGATCAGGCGAAGAGCAACGCCGAACTGCGTGCACCGCTGCTACGCCTGGCTGGCACGCGTGGGCACTGGCTGGCCGGCCAGCATCCGGAGTGGCGAAAGCTGGTGCGGCAGCAGCCCACCGCGGCGCCAACCGAGGAAGTCTGGCAGTTCGGGCAGCCACCCGAGCGCCGTGCCTGGCTGGCCGACCTGCGTGGGCGCGACGCCGACGCCGCGCGCGAAACGCTCGCCGCGGCGTGGCCGAAGGAATCCGGACCCGGGAAAGCGGACTTGCTCGCCATCCTCGCCGAAGGGATTTCGCTCGCCGACGAACCGCTGCTGGAAGCCGGGTTGGACGATCGGCGCGCCGATGTCCGACGGACCGCCGCCGGACTGCTGACGCTGCTGCCCGATTCGGCGTTCGCCCAGCGAATGACCCGGCGCGCGAGCGACTGGGTACGCATCGAACACCGGCTGCGGCACACCGAACTCGTTGTCGCCCTGCCCGATGCGCTCGACCCGGCCGCTCGGCGCGACGGCATCACCGACCGCGGCGTCGAGTTCACCTACCGGTGGGGCGGCGCACCCGACCTGGCCGCGGGCAGGCTCCGCCAGCTGGTCGCCGCCACACCGCTCAGCCACTGGGCGGCGGGGCTCGGCGCGCCGGACAAGGCCGTCAAGGCGACGATCGACGACCGCTTCCGCCAGCCGGTCTTCGACGGATGGGTGGATGCCGCACTGGCACAGCATGATTCGGAATGGGCACGGGCGCTGTTCGATGCGGGGGTGCCGACCGACCTCGCCATGCTGCGCAGGCGCGAGTTGTTCGCGCTGCTGCCGCTGGCCGACCGGACCCGCCACCTGCTCGAACTGGACGGCTCCTGGCTCTCCGAGATCGAGGCGCTGCTGCCCGCCATGGGGCACCCGTGGCCGGAACCGCTGGCGCAGCACCTGATCCTGCTGCTGCTCGAGCGGGCCCGCGCGGCGGCACGCCGTCCGGAGGCACACGGCAACACCCCGAACGCGCACCGGTCGCTGCTGTCCGCGGCGTCGGTGCACCTACCCGTTGTCGCCGCGGGCGCCGTCACCGTGGTGGCCCGCCGCTGCGGCGATCCCACCTGGGAGCGAGCCTTCGATCAGCTCGCACACGACCTCAACCACCGCTCGATGATGCTCGAGGAGTTGCAGTGACCACTACCGACGTGACGCCCGACTTGCTGCGTCCGCACGCCGAACAGGCCTACGCCGACGAACTGCGCGCCCTCGCGGCCGCCGACGAGCGCCCGCGCCCGCCGTCCTGGCGGCTCTCCCCGTGGGCGGTGGTCACCTACCTGCTCGGCGGCACCCTCGACGACGGCACCGTGATCAGCCCGAAGTACGTGGGGCCGCGCAGGCTGATGGAGGTGGCGGTCGCGACACTGGCCACCGACCGGGCGCTATTGCTGCTCGGCGTGCCCGGCACCGCCAAAACCTGGGTCTCGGAACATCTCTCGGCCGCCATCAGCGGGGCATCGACGCTGCTCGTGCAGGGCACGTCCGGGACGGCGGAGGAGGCGATCCGATACGGCTGGAACTACGCGCGGCTGCTGGCCGAAGGCCCGAGCGAGGGCGCACTGGTGCCGTCACCGGTGCTGACCGCGATGCGCGCGGGCTCGATCGCCAGGATCGAG from Nocardia iowensis includes these protein-coding regions:
- a CDS encoding SWIM zinc finger family protein: MTRWSEDQVTALAPDASSLSAARKLASRWRGTGQHDTALWGLCQGSGAKPYQTIIDLSGPAYKCSCPSRKFPCKHALSLLLEWAAGRVEDAAATADFAAAWIDGRAARAAKPGPEPTARTSNPATAEQRRVRVTAGLAELDVWLGDQVRTGLAQTDRSFRAFEAIAARMVDAQAPGVASALRQLPVTVVTRADWPEVVLGEYARLHLLIAAHRRIDELSPALRASIRTHVGYPNPAEAVRTEPAVRDRWMVLGVRITEDERLYTRRTWLYGRETRRWALVVDHSFGSPGFPADVPTLGLLADADLHYYPGAAPLRALWGERHGAAEPFTTLPTDPDRSGTVAAALADHAAALGADPWLRSWPVLLVDVVPVRTENGWYIAESNGAALPVAPTEQPWRLLGVSGGHPVTVTAEWTSEGLTPISVFTAGEVIDLARLDPAGRGAPDTRTARVHAAELTSVALLGTARRAPELTHLAPPVANAAERLPADPALRLLESAALHDVFARGGVRAATATAPEPAEDDARPLLPRTAAARLARMLQERSPFLTEWFDAAAPYDYRAPDALCGQLLDQAKSNAELRAPLLRLAGTRGHWLAGQHPEWRKLVRQQPTAAPTEEVWQFGQPPERRAWLADLRGRDADAARETLAAAWPKESGPGKADLLAILAEGISLADEPLLEAGLDDRRADVRRTAAGLLTLLPDSAFAQRMTRRASDWVRIEHRLRHTELVVALPDALDPAARRDGITDRGVEFTYRWGGAPDLAAGRLRQLVAATPLSHWAAGLGAPDKAVKATIDDRFRQPVFDGWVDAALAQHDSEWARALFDAGVPTDLAMLRRRELFALLPLADRTRHLLELDGSWLSEIEALLPAMGHPWPEPLAQHLILLLLERARAAARRPEAHGNTPNAHRSLLSAASVHLPVVAAGAVTVVARRCGDPTWERAFDQLAHDLNHRSMMLEELQ